The following nucleotide sequence is from Candidatus Rhabdochlamydia sp. T3358.
CTCTATTTGCGGATATGTTAATGACTGAAGAACCTGTTCATCATTTAAAAGATAGGGCTTTATTTCAATCTTCTTAGCATATCCTGGTCTTCTACAAAATATTCGCACAAGAAAAAATACTTTATCTCTAGTTATGGTATCTTTAATTTCAGAAAAAGCTAGAAATCCTAATATAATTAGGAGAACAATAGAGCATAAAGAAGGTTTTTTCATGGTTTTCTCCTAGAAGTTTCCATCCAGATGGCCTCTTCAACTGGGTAAGCAATCTTTTCCTGTGGGGAGTCTTTGGAGTTTGATTCAAGAATTATCATATTGCCTCCTTGAAAAAAGGATTCCTTTGTCGAATTTGAGTCTTCAGTGTTTGGTTCATTAGTAGAAAAAATATTTATGTCTTCTACAGAAAACTTTTGATTTTTTTCTTCATCGGAAAAAGTAGATATTGTTAGCAAACAACAAATTAAACTCATTAAATAGCATTTCACTTCTTTAGCTCCTAATAACGTAGAAATTTCTTACGATTTGAGATGATATCGAATTAAGGCTTTCTTAATGAAGAGAAATTCTAAAAAATTATTAGATAGAAAGATGTAGCTATAACTGAGGTGTTAGATTTAATTAAGAAAGGAGCTCTTCATATCTTTCTCAAAGAAATCATTCCTTATATGCAGAAAGGGATTGCAAATTCTTTAAACCAAATTTATTACGATGAGTTTGGCTGGGAATATAGATGAATATACCCCAAAAAACAGATTCTTTAAGTTTTAAGAAAAGAGCTGATGTTTTAACTCTATATCAGAATCAGCTCTTTGAAGATTTTTACTAGCTTATCACCTACTTCCAGGGCCACCAGCACCACCAGAGCCGCTAGCACCTTTTCCTCCAGAACCAGGATTTCCCGGAGCTCCTGGCTTGCCTTCTCCATTTCCGCCAGAACCACCTTGCTCTATGTGTGATTGATAACTCCAGTTCGGCACTGCATACAACTGATAGGTTAATACTGTTAAGGGTATTTCATTACATTAAACCTCTTTTAATAAGAAAATTTTCACTTGCTTTATACTGTAAATAATTTTATCAAAAGATGATTTTTTAAGAAGAAGAGCTCTTTTTAAAAGAGCTCTTCTAAGGACTTAAATCTGCTGAGAAGAAGGACTATCGCTAATCGGGAAGGTCCGATCAGAGGATGGTTGTGGAGGTGGAGGTGCTTTTTTCTGCTGTTTTTCTTCTTCTAGACTTTGTTTCTTTTTTTCAATGTCAAAAGTTCCATCAATGATAGCACGGGCTTCCTCACCGCTTACGGTTTCATATTCCACTAAAGCTTCTGCAAGTCTTTGCAGGCCCTCTCGCTTCTCTGAAATAATTTGCGTTGCCTTTGCATTTGCTTCATGAAGAATCTTTTTCACTTCTTCATCAATAGCTTCTGCTGTTGCTTCAGAATAGCTCTTTTCATGGTAGTTAGGTACTCCTATATACTGCCCATTATCAGATCCTTCGTCATAAGCAACAGTACCTAATTTCTCATTCATTCCCCATGCACACACCATACGACGGGCAAGCTTTGTAGCTTGTGAAATATCCATCTGCGCACCACTTGAGATATCTCCAATAAAGATCTCTTCCGCAATACGCCCTCCCATAAGTACAGCAAGTTCATCAAGGAGCTCTTTTTTCCAATAACTTAGTTTATTCTTCTTAGGCATAAAGTGCGTAGCACCAAGAGACAAACCTCTAGGAATAATGGTAACTTTGTCTACAGGATCTGAGTGTTTGACAAAAAGAGCAACTGCGGTATGCCCTGCTTCATGATAAGCTGTGGTTTTCTTTTCATTTTGAGAAATTTCCAAGCTTCTGCGTTCTTTTCCATAACGCACTTTATCACAAGCTTCTGCAGCATCAGCTGCTGTAACTGCATAACGACCTTTACGCGCTGATAATAAAGCTGCTTCATTTAAGATATTTGCTAGATCAGCACCCGATGAGCCCGGTGTATTACGAGCAATATTCATGAGATCCACAGTAGGATCCAATTTAATTTTACGGGCATGTACCTTTAAAATTTCATATCTACCTTTAATATCAGGAAGATCGATCACAATCCTTCGATCAAAACGACCAGGGCGCAATAGCGCTTTGTCTAATACATCGGGGCGATTGGTTGCAGCAATTAAAATGACCCCTTCATTCGTATCAAATCCATCCATTTCGACAAGAAGCTGATTGAGCGTTTGTTCTCTTTCATCATGTCCACCACCGATTCCAGAGCCGCGATGGCGTCCCACAGCATCAATTTCATCGATAAAAATAATACAAGGAGCGCTTTTTTTAGCTTGATCAAAGAGATCTCGAATTCGGCTTGCGCCCACACCGACAAACATTTCCACAAAATCAGAGCCTGAAATAAAGAAAAAAGGACGATCGGCTTCGCCTGCAACAGCTTTAGCTATTAAAGTTTTCCCTGTTCCAGGGGCTCCTACCATTAAAACCCCTTTAGGAATACGTGCTCCTAAGGCGGTAAATTTGCCAGGTTCTTTTAAAAAATCAACAATTTCTTGTAATTCTTCCTTAGCCTCTTCGCAACCAGCTACATCTTTAAAAGTAAATTTATTCTTATCTTTAGTTAAAAGACGAGCGGGTGACTTACCGAAATTCATGGCGTTTGTCCCTACTCCTTTCATCTGACGAGAAAAGATAAAATACAATACAGCAACAACAAGTACTACTGGTAGAATTGTTAAAATATAGCTAAAGTAATTAGGAGAAGGTTCTTCGCTTTTAAATGTTTTTTCCAATACAAGATTACGAGGTTGGTCTGGAGCTTTAAATACAGCCCCCTTATTCACTCCAAAGTTATCCCATTCCTGTTTGGCCTGAGAAAACCAATGAGCATATATTTCAGGATCTTGTTTTTCTAACATTCGAGTAGACAACTCTTGGTTATTAAAATACCAAGTGACATTCGCAACGTTTTGTCTAGATTTTTCAAATTGTGCCTCATTTTTCTCTAATAGAGAAAGCACATTTGCATATTCTTCCAACTGGATCTTATAGTTACGTACACTTCTTAATTGCAATAAACGTACATTTTGTTGTTCTTGATTGAGCTCTGAGACAAGCTGATCTAATGAAGTAAGCGCGCCTCGATAAATGGAAATCTGCTCTTGTGGAGTTAAAGAAGAAGCCTGGTTGACTTCTTGATAGAGCTCTTTAAGCTGCTGTTTCATCGTTTCATTACCAATACCAAGAGATGGAGAACGAAACCTCTCAATTAAGGTTAGTAAGTCCTTACCAAAAGTAGCGGTTTCCGCAGGATTTGTTTCTCGAGAGAGCACAGGAAATGTTTTTTCTAGATCATTAAGACTTATCAATCCTTGATTAGAAACAGATTTAATAACAACGCTATGGTTTTCATTTGGAGTATTATAAATAGGGTCTATGACAATATATCCCTCTTTGGGGGTCGGTTGTCCACTTAAGCGAAGTAATAGTTCCGCTGATTCTTCTACTAATTTTTTTGATTGACCAATTCCAGAAGCAAGTTCTTCTTTTTTCCCGCTAAGTTCGTGATTTAAGTAAAGAAGCTCAAGATAACGATAATGACTTTTTGCTTCATCGCTTTGTTTATCTTTAAACCTTCCAGTAAAGGTTACTAAATTATCGTTTAATGCTGCTTTGCGGCTTTCGTCTTTTTGGATCAAATCCAAATTCACAAGATGCTCTACCTGGTAACTAAAAGAAACCTTAGCAGCTTTATCATCATGTAAATTTTGAATGGTCAAAATCACCAAGACGGCTGCTAACAGCAGAATAAAAAAGCCCCCTGGCAAGCCTTTTTTAGGACTAGACTCTGGTTTTAAATTGTCATTATTCATAATATTTAAACACTCTCTTGGATTAAAAGATTAAACCACTCAATCTCGATTAAAGTAAAGCTGTTTTTATCTTTTAGTTTTACAATCAAATCATTGAGAACAAGCATATTCCACTCTAAGCACTAAAACTAGCAAGATGGAGTTTTTTCACATCTTAGCAAAAAGAAAATTATTTTTTCTTTACTTTTTAAACTACTTTGTTTGAATTATATGAATCTAAATGATTTAGAATTACATAATAAATATTAAACTGCTATTTTTTTATACTATTTTTTATTAAAACAAGCCTTCCCAAATCAATTTTTAATAGTTTTTTCTTATAAAGAAGCTCTTTAGTCTTATTTTTTACTACACATTCAATGATTATATCCATAAGAGAACTAGATAATGTCACTTTCTGCACTCGCAACCATTGTTTAACAGCATAATATAGCTCCACTTTATCTAAAGGTAGAAAGGGATTTAAATCCCATTCTACCTTGCTATCATCTTCTTTTTGGGTGGCAAATAGGATAAGATTTTTTTGATAAAAATAGTTGTCTATTTCTTGCGCTTGTCTTCCTAATTTACAAAGATTTCCAGCAATTTCCTTGCCAAAAAGCCGACTTAATTCTGGGAAGATCTCTTTGCGCATTCTTGCCCTTAAAAACTGAGAGTTCTCATTTGTAGGGTCTTCTATAGGAACAAGAGCTCTTTTTTCCAACCAACTACGAAGGGTTTTTTTAGAAACTGGGAGCAGAGGGCGCCAAATACGCATTTCTTTTAATCTCATATCTAGTTGCATCCCACGAAGTGAAGTAAGATGAGCTCCTTCACATATTCTTTTTAAAACAACCTCTGCTTGATCTTCTGCATGATGAGCTAACAAAAGAGCTTGGCAATCTAATTTTTGGTAAAGCTCTTTAAAAAACTGCAATCTTTTCTCCCTGCCCTGTTGCTCTAGATTTTTTTTTTCAAAATCTTCAAAATGCAAAACTTTTAAGTAAAAATGCACCCCAAGTTTCTCTACTTCTTTTTGTAGTACTTTAGCTTGTTTAGCACTCTCTTCTCTCCATCCATGATCAATATGAGCCACATACAGGGGAAATTTGAATAGCAAAGAACACTCTAAGATTAAGTAAAGCAACGCTTTAGAATCGCACCCTCCTGAATAGCCCATTAAAATAGGCTGGCTAGATACATTTTTTGATTTTAGAAAATCTTTTACCGTTTTAAGCAACGGGTCCTTTACCTTTAACATTTTCCTCTTTTTGAAATATTTCGCAATCCCCTAGAATGACTTATGACTTTTAATTCACTATTTTACGCTTTATGCCCATTTTATGGCGCTATTTATTGCGCAATTACTTCCAGGTTTTCTTCCTTTGCGTAAGTGCATTTATTAGTGTCTTACTTGTACTTCGCTTTCAAGAAATTGCTAGGTTTATCACATCTGAAGCTTCTTTTACCAGGATTACTCTATTCTCTCTATATCAAATCCCTTATATTTTGCCGATTGCCATTCCTATATCCTGTCTGATCTCTTCTATTTTGCTTTTTCAAAAGCTTAGTTATCATCAAGAAATTACTGCTCTACGCACAATTGGTCTTAGTCTACAAAAAATTGTAATTCCTATTTTATCCTCAGGATTCTTACTGGTTTTGCTCAATGCTATGATTGCTTTTGAATTAGCTCCTATTTGCCGCAGCAAAGCAAGGATGCTCATCTACGAAACAGTGACTTCTAACCCTTTATTTATTTTACAAAAACAAAGCCCTGTCAAACTTAAAAATATGTATATAGACCTGCAGGTCTCAAGGGGGGCTAAGTCTGCAGAGGATGTTATTATTGCTCTTAAAAACAGCTCTAACCATCGCCTTAGCTTGTTTTCTTTTAAAAAGCTCTTTTTAGTTGATGAAGAATTAGAAGGAAATACAATCTCTTATATTTCTTCTTTTGATTCCAAACAAGAATACGGTTTCGATCATCTTATGATTGAAAATCAAGATCATATGAAAATAAAAGCCATTCAGCTCGGTCAATTTATGCAGCATACCAACTGGCTATCTCATCACGATTATCTAACATTGCGTATGCTCCTTGCAAAAGAGAGCTTAGAAACGCATTCTAAAATGTCTAAGAAAATACTCATTGAAATAGCTAAGCGGATTTCCATCTCTTTTGCTGCATTTACCTTTACGTTGATTGGCACTTGCCTAGGTTTGCAGATTGGTCGCAATCAATCCAAGAAAAAAGCACTGTGGGCTATTTTCTTAGCAGCTTTTTTTATGCTATGTTTTATTATTGCTAAATCCATGTATCCTAATGCACTCCTAGCTATTAGCCTATTACTCATCCCCCACCCTTTAATAGCTTGGGCTAGTTATAGACAGCTAAAATTGGTTGCTAAAGGAATTGAATAATGCATATGAAAATTTGGCAACGCTATCTCATCCGAGAAATAGTGAGTTTTTTCTTTCTTTTTTTAGGCTGCTTTTACTCTATCTACGCATTAATAGACTATTCCCTACACATGCAAGACTTTATGCAAGATACAAGAATCAATTTTTCTCATATCTTTTTATATTATCTATTTGAGTTCATTAAAAGAGCTGACTTATTGATTCCACTAGCTGTTTTAATCACTACAATTAAGGTGCTATTTGCACTAAATATAAGAGGAGAATTAGTGGCTCTAAGGGCTTCTGGTTTATCTTTAAAAGTGATTTTACGCCCTTTTTTTTATCTAGCTATTGCTCTAGCTCTTTTTAATTATATGAGTAATGAATGGATACTTCCTTCTAGTTTAACTTTTGTCGATCAATTCCAAGAACAGCACTGGAAACCCTCTTCTAAAGACAACCATCTTTACACGTTATCTTTATCTGACCAATCCAAGCTCATTTATCAGACTAAAGATCTTCAAAAACAATTATTAAATGATGTATTTTGGATTCGCAGTGCTGATGAAATTTGGCGCATGAAATCCCTTTGCTATGATCTAAAACAACCCATAGGTTTTTTTGCAGACCAGCTTAAGCGAAATAATAAAGGATATTTTGAAAAAGTAGAATCTTTTGAAGAGTACCCTTTTACCCTATTTTCTAAGGGCCTTCTAGAAAACTACAAAATACCCATTTCTTTAGAGAACCAAAAGATCAGCACTCTATTCAAAGACTTGGTTCAAAAAAGATTGAGCCCTTATGAATATCCTATAGCTCTTTCTTATTTTTTATTGAAAATTACTATGCCTTTTTTATCTTTATTAGTAGTTCTTGCAATTGCTCCTTTTTGCATAAGTCATAGACGCTGTTTTCCTGTTTTTCTAACCTATGCTTTAGCCCTATTTGGCTTTATCGCTTTTTTTACTCTACTAGATGCAGCTGTAATTTTAAGTGAAAATGAAACCATCTCTGCTTTTTATGCAATCCTTTTGCCTTTTTGCATTTGCTTTAGTCTATTTTCCTACCGATACTTTAAGAGAGTACAATGACCACCTCATATAAACTTAAATCGCTTTTTCTTTTACAAACTCTTCTGGCACTTTTACTGGCGAGTTTATTATGGCCCCAAGCAGCTATCTATTGGCAAAGGCTAGATATTGCATTTTTTAAACTGATCAATCAGTCTCTATTAGATAGTCACTATTGGCAAATGTTTTGGGCTTGTGCAAATCACAAATATGCAGACTGGTTAGAAGACTTGTGCATATTGGTATTTTTTACTATATGGATACAAAAATCTCCTTCTTCTTTACGTAAAATACGGATCGCACAGTTGCTCTTTTGCGTTTTATACATTGCGTTTATCCTTTTCTTTGTAAATCGGATGATTTTTCGGGATCTTATTTGTATACCAAGGCCCAGCCCTTCTTTAGTGGTCGAAAATAGCGTGATGCTATCACAGGAAATCCCTTGGATGAAAATCAAAGACGTGTCTAAAACAAGTTTCCCAGGAGACCATGCCACAACAGCCTTGCTTTTTGCTGCTAGTTTCTCTTATTTGGCTGGCTGGCGTTTTGCCATTATGGCTTGGATCTATGCTGGTTTTCTTTGTATGCCTAGATTAATTACAGGTGCTCATTGGCTCTCTGATGTAATTGTAGGTAGTGGTGGGATTGCTTTATTTTTCTTAAGCATTGCCTTCTGCACCCCACTAGCTAATAGCATAAGCTCTTGCCTTGTGCGTATATTTAATAAAAAGCAGACAGCAAATAACTAAAAATCTAGCTTCATCTTTTTAGAGTTTTGATCTAATTTAAAACTTAAGCAAATAATTTGGATAATCTATGCATCCCTATCAAAGGCTCATTAAGCTTTCTAAACAAATCACTCAGCTCTCTTCCATTACCTATCTGCTTGAGTGGGATCAAGAAATCTATATGCCATCAGATGGAATTGAATACCGTGCTGAACAAATTGCTCTTCTTTCTGGCTTAGCTCATCAAAAAAAAACAAGTAAAGCTTTTGCAAAAGGCTTACATTCTTTAATTGATTTAGATACAAAAAAAATCAAAGATCCTCATCTAACCCCTATACAAATAATTGCTTTGCAAAGATGGCGTAAAGATTATCTGCTAGCTGCTAAAATTCCTTCTTCTTTTGTCAAAAACTTTGCCCATGTTACATCTAAAGCAGCTCATGTATGGCAAACAGCAAAAAAACATAATGACTTTAAATTGTTTCTTCCTCATCTGCAGAAAGTGATTTCTCTCTGTCGGTTAAAAGCAGATATTATTGGCTACCAGGAACATCCTTATGATGCTCTATTAGATACCTATGAGCCGGATGCTAAAACCTCTGATCTGGCAAATATGTTTAGCCAATTAAAGTTACCCTTAAAACAATTGCTCAAAGAAATATCTATTAAAGATCCTATAGAAAATCATTTTCTTTATCAGTTTTGTCCTAAGCATATACAGCTAGAATTTGCTCATTTGATTTTGGAAAAAATGGGATTTTCCCCTTCTTCTTCTCGTTTAGATTGCTCTGTACATCCTTTTTGTACAGGACTACAACCTAAAGACACCCGTATGACTGTATCTGTAAATCCAGAAAATATCCTAGGTACCATTAGCGCCACACTGCATGAAGGAGGTCATGGCTTATACCATATGGGTCTTGCTGCTGAGTATTATGGAACTCCTCTTGCTGAATCGCTCTCTTTAGGGATTGATGAAAGCCAATCCCGTTTTTGGGAAACCTTAATTGGTCAAAATAGGCATTTTTGGCAGCATTTTTTTCCTATATTACAACAAAAG
It contains:
- the ftsH gene encoding ATP-dependent zinc metalloprotease FtsH, which encodes MNNDNLKPESSPKKGLPGGFFILLLAAVLVILTIQNLHDDKAAKVSFSYQVEHLVNLDLIQKDESRKAALNDNLVTFTGRFKDKQSDEAKSHYRYLELLYLNHELSGKKEELASGIGQSKKLVEESAELLLRLSGQPTPKEGYIVIDPIYNTPNENHSVVIKSVSNQGLISLNDLEKTFPVLSRETNPAETATFGKDLLTLIERFRSPSLGIGNETMKQQLKELYQEVNQASSLTPQEQISIYRGALTSLDQLVSELNQEQQNVRLLQLRSVRNYKIQLEEYANVLSLLEKNEAQFEKSRQNVANVTWYFNNQELSTRMLEKQDPEIYAHWFSQAKQEWDNFGVNKGAVFKAPDQPRNLVLEKTFKSEEPSPNYFSYILTILPVVLVVAVLYFIFSRQMKGVGTNAMNFGKSPARLLTKDKNKFTFKDVAGCEEAKEELQEIVDFLKEPGKFTALGARIPKGVLMVGAPGTGKTLIAKAVAGEADRPFFFISGSDFVEMFVGVGASRIRDLFDQAKKSAPCIIFIDEIDAVGRHRGSGIGGGHDEREQTLNQLLVEMDGFDTNEGVILIAATNRPDVLDKALLRPGRFDRRIVIDLPDIKGRYEILKVHARKIKLDPTVDLMNIARNTPGSSGADLANILNEAALLSARKGRYAVTAADAAEACDKVRYGKERRSLEISQNEKKTTAYHEAGHTAVALFVKHSDPVDKVTIIPRGLSLGATHFMPKKNKLSYWKKELLDELAVLMGGRIAEEIFIGDISSGAQMDISQATKLARRMVCAWGMNEKLGTVAYDEGSDNGQYIGVPNYHEKSYSEATAEAIDEEVKKILHEANAKATQIISEKREGLQRLAEALVEYETVSGEEARAIIDGTFDIEKKKQSLEEEKQQKKAPPPPQPSSDRTFPISDSPSSQQI
- the tilS gene encoding tRNA lysidine(34) synthetase TilS — translated: MLKVKDPLLKTVKDFLKSKNVSSQPILMGYSGGCDSKALLYLILECSLLFKFPLYVAHIDHGWREESAKQAKVLQKEVEKLGVHFYLKVLHFEDFEKKNLEQQGREKRLQFFKELYQKLDCQALLLAHHAEDQAEVVLKRICEGAHLTSLRGMQLDMRLKEMRIWRPLLPVSKKTLRSWLEKRALVPIEDPTNENSQFLRARMRKEIFPELSRLFGKEIAGNLCKLGRQAQEIDNYFYQKNLILFATQKEDDSKVEWDLNPFLPLDKVELYYAVKQWLRVQKVTLSSSLMDIIIECVVKNKTKELLYKKKLLKIDLGRLVLIKNSIKK
- a CDS encoding LptF/LptG family permease — translated: MPILWRYLLRNYFQVFFLCVSAFISVLLVLRFQEIARFITSEASFTRITLFSLYQIPYILPIAIPISCLISSILLFQKLSYHQEITALRTIGLSLQKIVIPILSSGFLLVLLNAMIAFELAPICRSKARMLIYETVTSNPLFILQKQSPVKLKNMYIDLQVSRGAKSAEDVIIALKNSSNHRLSLFSFKKLFLVDEELEGNTISYISSFDSKQEYGFDHLMIENQDHMKIKAIQLGQFMQHTNWLSHHDYLTLRMLLAKESLETHSKMSKKILIEIAKRISISFAAFTFTLIGTCLGLQIGRNQSKKKALWAIFLAAFFMLCFIIAKSMYPNALLAISLLLIPHPLIAWASYRQLKLVAKGIE
- a CDS encoding LptF/LptG family permease; the protein is MHMKIWQRYLIREIVSFFFLFLGCFYSIYALIDYSLHMQDFMQDTRINFSHIFLYYLFEFIKRADLLIPLAVLITTIKVLFALNIRGELVALRASGLSLKVILRPFFYLAIALALFNYMSNEWILPSSLTFVDQFQEQHWKPSSKDNHLYTLSLSDQSKLIYQTKDLQKQLLNDVFWIRSADEIWRMKSLCYDLKQPIGFFADQLKRNNKGYFEKVESFEEYPFTLFSKGLLENYKIPISLENQKISTLFKDLVQKRLSPYEYPIALSYFLLKITMPFLSLLVVLAIAPFCISHRRCFPVFLTYALALFGFIAFFTLLDAAVILSENETISAFYAILLPFCICFSLFSYRYFKRVQ
- a CDS encoding phosphatase PAP2 family protein; the protein is MTTSYKLKSLFLLQTLLALLLASLLWPQAAIYWQRLDIAFFKLINQSLLDSHYWQMFWACANHKYADWLEDLCILVFFTIWIQKSPSSLRKIRIAQLLFCVLYIAFILFFVNRMIFRDLICIPRPSPSLVVENSVMLSQEIPWMKIKDVSKTSFPGDHATTALLFAASFSYLAGWRFAIMAWIYAGFLCMPRLITGAHWLSDVIVGSGGIALFFLSIAFCTPLANSISSCLVRIFNKKQTANN
- a CDS encoding carboxypeptidase M32; translated protein: MHPYQRLIKLSKQITQLSSITYLLEWDQEIYMPSDGIEYRAEQIALLSGLAHQKKTSKAFAKGLHSLIDLDTKKIKDPHLTPIQIIALQRWRKDYLLAAKIPSSFVKNFAHVTSKAAHVWQTAKKHNDFKLFLPHLQKVISLCRLKADIIGYQEHPYDALLDTYEPDAKTSDLANMFSQLKLPLKQLLKEISIKDPIENHFLYQFCPKHIQLEFAHLILEKMGFSPSSSRLDCSVHPFCTGLQPKDTRMTVSVNPENILGTISATLHEGGHGLYHMGLAAEYYGTPLAESLSLGIDESQSRFWETLIGQNRHFWQHFFPILQQKLPKQFGLITLDQFYRAIHSVKPHFIRIETDEISYNLHVLLRFEIEKQLIEGSLSVKDIPEAWNERMRDYLGLDPKLDSQGCLQDIHWSLGMIGYFPTYALGNLYAAQFFSQFKKDQPDWETQAEQGNLSPIRSWLQTHIHQFGRQYTQEELCQKVTGSTLSEKPFIDYLQKKYRALYQIDS